Proteins from one Phocoena sinus isolate mPhoSin1 chromosome 8, mPhoSin1.pri, whole genome shotgun sequence genomic window:
- the NUDT8 gene encoding nucleoside diphosphate-linked moiety X motif 8 encodes MLPDCLSAEGERRCRRLLAGATARLRARPAAAAVLVPLCSLRGVPALLYTLRSSRLPGRHKGDVSFPGGKCDPADRDVVHTALRETREEVGLVVPEEHVWGVLRPVHDQQKTTVVPVLAGVGPLDPQSLRPNPDEVDEVFALPLAHLLQEQNQGYTHFCHGGHFRYTLPVFLHGPHRIWGLTAVITEFTLQLLAPGVYHPCLASPELPRG; translated from the exons ATGCTGCCCGACTGCCTGTCGGCGGAGGGCGAGCGGCGCTGCCGGCGGTTGCTGGCGGGGGCCACGGCCCGGCTCCGCGCGCGACCTGCGGCGGCCGCGGTTCTCGTGCCGCTGTGCTCGTTGCGTGGGGTCCCGGCGCTGCTCTACACGCTGCGGTCCAGCCGCCTGCCCGGGAGGCACAAGGGTGACGTCAG TTTCCCAGGTGGCAAGTGTGACCCCGCTGACCGCGACGTGGTGCACACGGCCCTGAGGGAGACCCGCGAGGAGGTGGGCCTGGTTGTGCCTGAGGAGCACGTGTGGGGAGTCCTGAGGCCCGTGCACGACCAG caAAAGACCACTGTGGTGCCAGTGCTGGCCGGCGTGGGCCCACTGGATCCCCAGAGCCTCAGGCCCAACCCCGATGAG GTGGATGAAGTGTTTGCACTGCCCCTGGCCCATCTGCTGCAGGAACAGAACCAGGGCTATACCCACTTCTGCCATGGTGGCCACTTCCGCTACACACTGCCTGTCTTCCTGCACGGGCCACACCGGATCTGGGGGCTCACGGCCGTCATCACTGAGTTCACCCTGCAGCTGCTGGCACCTGGCGTCTACCATCCCTGCCTGGCCAGCCCTGAGCTGCCCAGGGGCTGA